The following proteins are encoded in a genomic region of Micrococcaceae bacterium Sec5.8:
- the mmsA gene encoding multiple monosaccharide ABC transporter ATP-binding protein yields the protein MTSLNTHSDPVILEMRSITKEFPGVKALAEVNLRVKAGEIHAICGENGAGKSTLMKVLSGVYPFGTYTGDIVYQSEVQQFKDIRASEHAGIVIIHQELALIPELSIMENIFLGNEPTKRGVINWAEVRTRTTELLARVGLREEPETPIKEIGVGKQQLVEIAKALNKSVKLLILDEPTAALNESDSQHLLDLMLGLKGRGITSIIISHKLNEIEQIADSITIIRDGKSIETLDVKADGVDEDRIIKGMVGRTLESRFPDHEPKIGEVFFEVKNWNVGHPQIQDRLVCKNSNFFVRRGEIVGFAGLMGAGRTELARSVFGRSYGRFLSGGIYLNGKEIELKNVKQAIDAGLGYVTEDRKSLGLNLLDDIKATTVSANLRDVSRHNVIDANKVFTVAEQYRKSLRTKAPSVEEGVAKLSGGNQQKVVLAKWMFTDPELLILDEPTRGIDVGAKYEIYGIIQQLANQGKGVIVISSELPELLGLSDRIYTIFEGAITGVLNKDEASQESLMKLMTSARKSA from the coding sequence ATGACGTCCCTCAACACGCACAGCGATCCGGTAATTCTCGAGATGCGCTCCATCACCAAAGAGTTCCCCGGCGTTAAAGCATTGGCCGAGGTGAATCTGCGGGTGAAAGCCGGCGAGATCCACGCGATCTGCGGCGAAAACGGCGCCGGCAAATCAACGCTCATGAAGGTGCTCTCCGGGGTTTACCCGTTCGGCACCTACACCGGCGACATCGTCTATCAGAGCGAAGTCCAGCAGTTCAAGGACATCCGGGCCAGCGAGCACGCCGGCATCGTGATCATCCACCAGGAACTCGCGCTCATCCCTGAACTTTCCATCATGGAGAACATCTTCCTGGGCAATGAGCCCACCAAGCGCGGCGTGATCAATTGGGCCGAGGTCCGGACCCGGACCACCGAACTGCTGGCCCGGGTGGGGCTGCGGGAAGAACCCGAAACCCCGATCAAGGAAATCGGCGTCGGCAAGCAGCAACTTGTTGAAATCGCCAAGGCCCTGAACAAGTCGGTGAAACTGCTCATCCTCGACGAGCCCACGGCCGCCCTGAACGAATCCGATTCCCAGCACTTGCTGGACCTGATGCTCGGCCTGAAGGGCCGCGGCATCACCTCCATCATCATTTCGCACAAGCTCAATGAGATCGAACAGATCGCGGACTCCATCACCATCATCCGCGACGGCAAATCGATCGAGACGCTGGACGTCAAGGCCGACGGCGTCGACGAGGACCGCATCATCAAGGGCATGGTGGGCCGCACCCTGGAATCCCGCTTCCCCGACCATGAACCGAAGATCGGCGAGGTCTTCTTCGAGGTCAAGAACTGGAACGTGGGGCACCCCCAGATCCAGGACCGCCTGGTCTGCAAGAACTCGAACTTCTTCGTCCGGCGCGGGGAGATCGTCGGTTTCGCCGGGCTGATGGGCGCGGGACGGACCGAGCTGGCCCGCTCGGTCTTTGGCCGCTCCTACGGTCGGTTCCTCTCCGGCGGGATATACCTGAACGGCAAGGAGATAGAGCTCAAAAACGTCAAGCAGGCCATTGACGCCGGCCTGGGATACGTTACCGAGGACCGCAAGTCCCTGGGACTGAACCTGCTCGATGACATCAAGGCCACCACGGTCTCGGCTAACCTGCGCGACGTCAGCAGGCACAACGTCATTGACGCCAACAAGGTCTTTACCGTCGCCGAGCAGTACCGCAAATCGCTGCGGACCAAGGCCCCCTCGGTGGAAGAAGGCGTCGCCAAACTCTCCGGCGGCAACCAGCAAAAAGTGGTACTGGCGAAGTGGATGTTCACCGACCCCGAGCTGCTGATCCTGGACGAACCCACCCGCGGGATCGACGTCGGCGCCAAGTACGAGATTTACGGCATCATCCAGCAGCTGGCCAACCAGGGAAAGGGCGTCATCGTGATCTCCTCGGAGCTGCCCGAGCTGCTGGGCCTCTCGGACCGCATTTACACCATCTTCGAAGGCGCCATCACCGGCGTGCTGAACAAGGACGAAGCGAGCCAGGAGAGCCTGATGAAGCTCATGACCTCCGCCCGCAAGTCGGCCTGA
- a CDS encoding ROK family transcriptional regulator, translating into MPSSTRSTRSRTKNPGSQSALRHLNQQRIIECLLAGPSTQAELARQTGLSTATVSNIVKIMQDAGLASTEPITSSGRRALNVRLNSNGAVAVGIDFGRRHLRVVLASLSYHVIAEESVLLPLGHHAEEGIAAAVGVLERLLAGSGVERSAVVGAGVGIPGPIDRRTGTVAQGAILPEWVGINILHRLEEALDLPVFVDNDANLGALSEVTWGPHTGTSNLMFLKIGSGIGAGLILNGMPYYGNVGITGEIGHATIHEHGLVCRCGNRGCLETIASTSTMIELLARGEDKPVTPEDIVRKALARDSATLRVVDDAGLAAGRALGNVANLINPEVIVVGGPLAGLGELLLDPIRRGLVRHAVPVIGETTTLTMSSLGDRAEALGAASLVFQHAGIRRT; encoded by the coding sequence ATGCCCTCATCAACGCGCTCAACGAGGAGCCGCACCAAAAACCCCGGATCACAATCCGCACTCCGGCATTTGAACCAGCAGCGGATCATTGAGTGCCTTCTCGCCGGTCCCTCGACGCAGGCGGAACTCGCACGGCAGACCGGCCTCTCCACGGCAACGGTCTCGAACATTGTCAAGATCATGCAGGACGCCGGGCTGGCCTCCACCGAACCGATCACCAGCTCCGGCCGGCGCGCCCTGAACGTCCGGCTCAACAGCAACGGGGCCGTCGCCGTCGGCATCGATTTTGGCCGCCGGCACCTCCGCGTGGTTCTGGCCTCCCTGAGCTACCACGTCATCGCCGAGGAATCGGTCCTGCTCCCGCTGGGCCACCACGCCGAGGAGGGCATCGCAGCCGCCGTCGGAGTGCTGGAACGGCTCCTGGCCGGCAGCGGCGTGGAACGCAGTGCGGTGGTGGGGGCTGGCGTCGGCATTCCGGGGCCCATCGACCGCCGCACGGGGACGGTGGCACAGGGGGCCATCCTGCCCGAATGGGTGGGGATCAACATCCTGCACCGGCTCGAGGAAGCGCTGGACCTCCCGGTTTTCGTGGACAACGACGCAAACCTCGGCGCACTGTCGGAGGTCACCTGGGGGCCCCACACCGGCACCAGCAACCTGATGTTCCTCAAGATCGGCTCCGGCATTGGCGCCGGCCTGATCCTGAACGGCATGCCCTATTACGGCAACGTGGGGATCACGGGCGAGATCGGCCATGCGACCATCCACGAGCACGGGCTGGTCTGCCGCTGCGGTAACCGCGGCTGCCTGGAAACCATCGCCTCCACCTCCACCATGATCGAACTCCTGGCCCGGGGCGAGGACAAGCCGGTCACCCCCGAGGACATCGTCCGCAAGGCCCTCGCCCGGGACTCCGCCACCCTGCGGGTGGTGGATGACGCCGGCCTCGCCGCCGGGCGGGCGCTGGGCAATGTGGCGAACCTGATCAACCCTGAGGTGATCGTGGTGGGCGGACCGCTGGCGGGCCTCGGGGAGCTGCTGCTGGATCCGATCCGGCGGGGCCTGGTCCGGCACGCAGTGCCCGTGATCGGCGAGACCACAACGTTGACCATGTCGTCGCTGGGCGACCGCGCAGAGGCCCTCGGGGCCGCCTCCCTGGTCTTCCAGCACGCCGGAATTCGGCGGACCTGA
- a CDS encoding nitrilase-related carbon-nitrogen hydrolase produces the protein MQANAAVLDVEANCGAIDAAAATAAAAGARLLLTPELFPVGYAPLRLRADLDPAVLAPLRRTLAEIARRNGVALVYSLPAVGAAGQWQITATLVDENGTELLNYAKVHLFGPDEREAFVPSEAGPCVVDFHGVKTALVICYDVEFPESVRAAAVGGAELVLVPTALGEGFEAVPQLLVRARALENHVTVAYANHSGTEDGCAFLGGSVIAGPDGVLLASAGTGTQLLFADVPAPAPSAPDVAYLADLRPETYRSWNG, from the coding sequence ATGCAGGCGAATGCCGCCGTGCTGGATGTTGAAGCCAACTGCGGCGCTATTGACGCGGCCGCTGCCACGGCGGCCGCCGCAGGCGCCCGCCTGCTGCTCACTCCCGAGCTTTTTCCGGTGGGGTATGCCCCCTTGCGGCTCCGGGCGGACCTTGATCCGGCGGTACTGGCACCCCTCCGGCGGACCCTGGCGGAGATCGCCCGCAGGAACGGCGTCGCGCTGGTGTACTCCCTCCCCGCCGTCGGCGCAGCAGGGCAGTGGCAGATTACGGCAACGCTGGTCGACGAGAACGGGACCGAACTCCTCAATTACGCCAAGGTCCATCTTTTCGGCCCGGACGAACGCGAGGCGTTCGTCCCTTCCGAGGCAGGGCCCTGCGTCGTGGACTTCCACGGGGTGAAAACCGCACTGGTCATCTGCTACGACGTGGAGTTTCCGGAATCCGTCCGCGCCGCCGCGGTGGGCGGCGCCGAACTGGTGCTGGTGCCGACGGCTCTCGGCGAGGGGTTCGAGGCAGTGCCGCAGCTGCTGGTCCGGGCCCGGGCGCTGGAGAACCACGTGACGGTGGCCTACGCCAACCACTCCGGCACCGAAGATGGTTGTGCCTTCCTCGGCGGCAGCGTCATCGCGGGCCCCGACGGCGTCCTCCTGGCCTCGGCCGGCACCGGGACGCAGCTGCTGTTCGCCGATGTGCCGGCGCCAGCGCCGTCCGCCCCGGACGTGGCGTACCTGGCTGATCTCCGGCCGGAGACCTACCGGTCGTGGAACGGCTGA
- a CDS encoding PucR family transcriptional regulator — MTAEDPERLGFVTLAQFLRQLPPELSLLHDGGNGDERLRWVEPSELEDPTPYLLDGEFLLTAGLPFLGAGGREDFVDAYVQRLVEARVSALGFGLEPYFDTVPDSVVLACRRHNLTLVAVPKTVPFAAVGLEFSQLLESDTATTFRQLADTNRQLMRAVLSARPEHELLAALAQRVPVWAVLVGADGRPRARGAAGTPGGRPAPGVDLPTLQPLLARLLSGSGPRVELDSFATAGSALVFGYPLRSTRDATLGALILGTDAPLTPAQNSVVSTAVGLLELLVRQRTSGSLAPSQLATALLLHPDSADSGGTRHVNGLKDLLAQSVSSTRSGPLRVVLGLRPEAARGMEGPAAGTAPGRTGRSGDSPVRELLEWRRMFDTKLVEITEDGFAAITRLKVDDAVLAGVERLGWRLVIGSTAELSGLPASYQRAWSLRGRVASSGRSVRVDEITWSVTGLLGKEAGAMLATRLLGPALSLEPQKRDALLGVLSAWLGANGSWDATAKSTGLHRNSVRRQIGILGELLEMDLNQAQARAELWIALQYVDGLPGQPFHDR; from the coding sequence ATGACTGCTGAGGATCCCGAGCGGCTGGGATTCGTCACCCTCGCCCAGTTTCTGCGCCAGCTGCCGCCGGAACTGTCCCTCCTGCACGACGGCGGCAACGGGGACGAGCGGCTGCGCTGGGTGGAGCCAAGCGAACTGGAGGATCCCACCCCCTACCTGCTCGATGGTGAGTTCCTGCTCACCGCCGGCCTGCCTTTCCTGGGCGCGGGCGGCCGGGAGGACTTCGTGGATGCCTATGTGCAGCGGCTGGTCGAGGCCCGCGTCTCTGCGCTGGGCTTCGGCCTGGAACCCTACTTCGATACCGTGCCGGACTCCGTGGTCCTCGCCTGCCGGCGGCACAACCTGACCCTCGTTGCCGTCCCGAAAACCGTTCCCTTCGCCGCCGTCGGCCTGGAATTTTCCCAGCTGCTGGAATCGGACACCGCCACGACGTTCCGGCAGCTCGCCGACACCAACCGCCAGCTCATGCGCGCCGTCCTGTCGGCCCGCCCGGAACATGAGCTCCTGGCCGCCCTCGCCCAGCGGGTTCCGGTCTGGGCGGTGCTCGTGGGCGCCGACGGGCGGCCGCGTGCCCGCGGGGCCGCCGGCACGCCCGGCGGGCGTCCCGCCCCGGGCGTGGACCTGCCGACGCTCCAGCCCCTGCTGGCGAGGCTGCTGTCCGGCAGCGGCCCCCGCGTGGAGCTGGACTCGTTCGCCACGGCGGGCTCCGCACTGGTCTTCGGATATCCCCTGCGCAGCACCCGGGACGCCACCCTGGGCGCGCTGATCCTCGGCACCGACGCCCCGCTGACCCCGGCGCAAAACAGCGTGGTCTCCACCGCCGTCGGGCTGCTGGAACTGCTGGTCCGGCAACGCACCAGCGGCTCGCTGGCCCCGAGCCAGCTCGCCACCGCACTGTTGCTGCATCCGGACAGCGCGGACTCCGGCGGGACCCGCCATGTCAACGGACTCAAGGATCTGCTGGCGCAAAGCGTCTCCTCCACGCGGTCCGGGCCGCTGCGCGTTGTTTTGGGGCTCCGCCCCGAGGCTGCCCGCGGCATGGAGGGACCGGCGGCCGGCACGGCCCCGGGCCGCACCGGCCGCTCCGGCGACAGTCCGGTCCGGGAACTGCTGGAGTGGCGGCGGATGTTTGACACCAAGCTGGTGGAGATCACCGAGGACGGCTTTGCCGCAATCACCCGGCTGAAGGTGGACGACGCCGTGCTGGCCGGCGTTGAACGCCTGGGGTGGCGCCTCGTCATCGGCAGCACCGCGGAACTTTCCGGTCTGCCGGCGTCCTACCAGCGTGCCTGGTCCCTGCGCGGCCGCGTGGCGTCGTCAGGACGGAGCGTCCGCGTCGATGAGATTACCTGGTCTGTCACCGGGCTGCTGGGCAAGGAAGCCGGCGCCATGCTGGCCACCCGCCTGCTGGGCCCTGCGCTGTCACTGGAACCTCAGAAGCGGGATGCCCTGCTGGGCGTCCTCAGCGCATGGCTTGGGGCGAACGGCAGCTGGGATGCGACGGCGAAGTCCACGGGCCTTCACCGCAACAGCGTCCGCCGGCAAATCGGCATCCTCGGGGAGCTCCTGGAGATGGACCTCAACCAGGCGCAGGCCCGGGCGGAGCTCTGGATTGCACTGCAGTACGTGGACGGGCTTCCCGGTCAGCCGTTCCACGACCGGTAG
- a CDS encoding amino acid permease, with protein MTVPTLAGERPPATPQRPGLAAQLLRRKPIGQLVREAETGHGGTGLVRSFGVLHLTMISVGATLGTGILVILGESVPLAGPAIWISFAIAGLAALLSAVSYAEMAGLVPAAGSSYSYTYATMGEGMAWICGWCLVLEYAVSVAAVAVGAGQYVNEALNVFGLALPDAISQPPGDGGVLNAPAMVIVALAMALLVRGAKESAGINTAIVLIKVGILVFFCAVAFTAFNAAHFEPLLPMGAAGVSAAASRVFFSYIGFDAASTAGEEARNPKRDLPRAILLSMLIVTTIYVLVAVAAIGARPWGWFDGTEAALVKILEETTGQPWIGLVFAVGAVLAIASIVLTVLYGQTRILLAMARDGMVPKIFGRVSPRTGTPVAGTLIVGLVVALTAGLVPLGALADATSIGTLFAFALVNIAVIHLRRRRPELPRSFRVPLFPLTPLLGAAMCGYLMLNLGAETWVVFGLWMLAGLAVYFGYSRRHSRVAALSDEEYGELTGPTTSGTLSSSEPTKAHRS; from the coding sequence ATGACTGTGCCAACTCTCGCCGGGGAACGGCCGCCGGCCACTCCGCAACGTCCCGGCCTGGCGGCGCAACTGCTCCGTCGCAAACCGATCGGACAGCTGGTCCGCGAAGCCGAAACAGGCCACGGCGGCACCGGGCTGGTCCGCAGCTTCGGTGTGCTGCACCTGACGATGATCAGCGTAGGCGCCACCCTCGGCACCGGCATTCTGGTGATCCTCGGCGAATCCGTACCGCTCGCTGGACCGGCCATCTGGATCTCCTTCGCGATCGCCGGCCTGGCAGCGCTGCTCTCCGCCGTGTCCTACGCCGAAATGGCCGGGCTTGTTCCGGCGGCCGGGTCAAGTTACTCCTACACCTACGCGACCATGGGCGAAGGCATGGCCTGGATCTGCGGCTGGTGCCTCGTGCTCGAATACGCCGTGTCCGTGGCCGCCGTCGCCGTGGGCGCCGGCCAGTACGTCAATGAGGCCCTCAACGTCTTCGGACTGGCACTGCCGGACGCCATCTCGCAGCCCCCCGGAGACGGCGGCGTGCTCAACGCCCCGGCCATGGTCATCGTGGCCCTTGCCATGGCGCTGCTGGTCCGCGGCGCCAAGGAAAGCGCCGGGATCAACACCGCCATTGTGCTGATCAAGGTCGGCATCCTGGTGTTCTTCTGCGCCGTGGCCTTCACGGCCTTTAACGCCGCACACTTTGAGCCGCTGCTGCCCATGGGTGCAGCCGGCGTCTCGGCGGCCGCCTCCCGGGTGTTCTTCTCCTACATCGGATTCGACGCCGCCTCCACAGCCGGTGAGGAAGCCCGCAACCCGAAGCGTGATCTGCCGCGGGCCATCCTGCTCTCGATGCTGATCGTCACCACCATCTACGTGCTCGTCGCGGTCGCGGCAATCGGTGCGCGGCCGTGGGGCTGGTTTGACGGCACAGAAGCCGCGCTCGTGAAAATTCTGGAGGAAACCACCGGGCAGCCCTGGATCGGGCTGGTGTTCGCCGTCGGCGCCGTCCTGGCCATCGCCAGCATCGTGCTCACGGTCCTCTACGGACAGACCCGCATCCTGCTCGCCATGGCCCGGGACGGGATGGTCCCCAAAATCTTCGGCCGCGTCTCGCCCCGCACCGGCACCCCGGTTGCCGGGACCCTGATTGTGGGGCTCGTCGTCGCCCTCACCGCAGGCCTGGTCCCGCTCGGAGCGCTGGCGGACGCCACCAGCATCGGCACGCTCTTCGCCTTCGCCCTGGTCAACATCGCCGTGATCCACCTCAGGCGCCGCCGGCCGGAACTTCCGCGCAGCTTCCGCGTTCCGCTGTTCCCACTGACCCCGCTCCTTGGAGCCGCGATGTGCGGGTACCTCATGCTCAATCTCGGCGCCGAGACCTGGGTGGTCTTTGGCCTGTGGATGCTGGCAGGGCTCGCCGTGTACTTCGGCTACAGCCGCCGGCACTCCCGGGTGGCGGCGCTCAGCGACGAGGAATACGGTGAACTAACCGGCCCAACCACCTCCGGCACTCTTTCCAGCTCGGAACCGACGAAAGCGCACCGCTCATGA
- a CDS encoding FAD-dependent oxidoreductase produces the protein MTTATELPAPRPTPDAGAPITMLNPDFPFSYDHYLAHPDGLGAIPEELYGTEVAVVGAGLSGLVAAYELMKLGLRPVLYEADQIGGRLRTASFPSAAGVVADLGGMRFPVSGKAFYHYVELLGLQTAEFPNPLAAVTSSTVIELAGQKHYARTPADLPPFFREVAEAWKAAVNDGAQFAQMQDAIRARDTARIKELWNALLPLLDEQTFYGFIAGSDSFKQAGFAHREAFGQVGFGTGGWDTDFPNSILEILRVVYTDADDAHRSIDGGAQRLPEALWEHAPSGMVHWPEGTSLASLHAGAPRGAVDRIARDGSGDFRVRERWGREAPYPAVITTCQSWLLSTRIHTEETLFPAQLWTAIERSHYMQSSKTFVMVDRPFWKDVDPVTGREVMSMTLTDRLNRATYLLDNGPDQPAVILLSYTWNDDALKWLSLDADQRVELMLHSLAQIYPDVDIASHIVGQPITVSWEADPNFMGAFKANLPGHYRYQQRIFSHFKQDQLPERQRGIFLAGDDVSFTAGWAEGAVTTGLNAVWGVVNHLGGRSAAGNPGPGDVLDELGPISLD, from the coding sequence ATGACAACCGCCACAGAACTTCCAGCCCCCCGGCCGACGCCGGACGCCGGCGCGCCCATCACCATGCTGAATCCGGATTTCCCGTTCAGCTACGACCACTACCTGGCCCACCCCGACGGACTCGGCGCCATCCCCGAGGAGCTGTACGGCACGGAAGTTGCTGTGGTGGGCGCCGGGCTCTCAGGACTGGTTGCCGCCTACGAACTGATGAAGCTGGGCCTGCGGCCGGTCCTCTACGAAGCCGACCAGATCGGCGGCCGGCTGCGGACCGCGAGTTTCCCCTCCGCCGCCGGCGTCGTGGCCGACCTCGGCGGGATGCGCTTCCCGGTCTCCGGCAAGGCGTTCTACCACTACGTCGAGCTGCTCGGGCTGCAGACCGCGGAATTCCCCAACCCGCTGGCTGCCGTGACCTCCAGCACCGTGATCGAACTGGCCGGGCAGAAGCACTATGCCCGCACCCCGGCGGACCTCCCGCCGTTCTTCCGGGAAGTCGCCGAGGCCTGGAAAGCCGCCGTCAACGACGGCGCCCAGTTCGCGCAGATGCAGGATGCCATCCGGGCCCGGGACACGGCCCGGATCAAGGAACTGTGGAACGCGCTCCTTCCCCTGCTGGACGAACAGACCTTCTACGGGTTCATCGCCGGCAGCGACTCCTTCAAGCAGGCCGGGTTCGCCCACCGGGAGGCTTTCGGCCAGGTGGGCTTCGGTACCGGCGGCTGGGACACGGACTTCCCCAACTCCATCCTGGAGATCCTGCGCGTGGTTTACACGGACGCCGATGACGCCCACCGATCAATCGACGGCGGAGCGCAACGGCTCCCGGAAGCGCTCTGGGAGCACGCGCCGTCGGGCATGGTCCACTGGCCCGAGGGGACGTCGCTGGCGTCGCTGCACGCGGGAGCGCCGCGGGGCGCCGTCGACAGGATTGCCCGGGACGGCAGCGGCGACTTCCGCGTCCGGGAACGGTGGGGACGCGAGGCCCCCTACCCGGCCGTCATCACCACGTGCCAGTCGTGGTTGCTCTCAACCCGGATCCACACCGAAGAGACCTTGTTCCCGGCCCAGCTGTGGACGGCGATCGAACGCTCGCACTACATGCAGTCGTCCAAGACGTTCGTGATGGTCGACCGGCCGTTCTGGAAGGACGTTGACCCGGTGACGGGCCGCGAGGTGATGTCCATGACGCTGACGGACCGGCTGAACCGGGCCACCTACCTGCTGGATAACGGGCCGGACCAGCCTGCCGTGATCCTGCTGTCCTACACCTGGAACGATGACGCGCTGAAATGGCTGTCCCTCGACGCGGACCAGCGGGTGGAGCTCATGCTGCACTCCCTCGCGCAGATCTACCCGGACGTGGACATTGCCAGCCACATCGTCGGCCAGCCCATCACCGTCTCCTGGGAAGCGGATCCGAACTTCATGGGGGCTTTCAAAGCCAACCTGCCGGGGCACTACCGCTACCAGCAGCGGATTTTCAGCCACTTCAAGCAAGACCAGCTGCCCGAGCGGCAGCGCGGCATCTTCCTGGCCGGCGACGACGTCTCCTTCACCGCGGGCTGGGCCGAAGGCGCCGTCACCACCGGGCTGAACGCGGTCTGGGGAGTGGTCAACCACCTGGGCGGGCGCTCTGCGGCCGGGAACCCCGGACCGGGCGATGTGCTGGACGAGCTGGGCCCGATCTCCCTGGACTAG
- a CDS encoding gamma carbonic anhydrase family protein translates to MAPLYAFAGDTPAVHESAFIAPSASVIGKAALAENSSAFYGVSVRADTAAITVGAGTNLQDNVVLHADPGFPCTVGARVSVGHSAVVHGCTVEDDCLIGMSATILNGAVIGAGSLIAAGAVVLEGTRIPPRSLVAGVPAKVRRELSDAEFAGVQQNAAHYQELARAHKELHG, encoded by the coding sequence ATGGCTCCTCTTTATGCTTTCGCCGGCGATACCCCGGCCGTCCACGAATCCGCCTTCATCGCCCCGAGCGCCTCGGTAATCGGCAAGGCGGCCCTCGCCGAGAACTCCAGCGCCTTCTACGGCGTTTCCGTCCGGGCAGACACCGCCGCGATCACCGTGGGTGCCGGGACCAACCTGCAGGACAACGTGGTGCTGCACGCGGACCCGGGATTCCCCTGCACGGTGGGGGCCCGGGTCAGCGTGGGCCACAGCGCCGTCGTGCATGGCTGCACGGTCGAGGACGACTGTCTGATCGGCATGAGCGCCACCATCCTCAACGGGGCGGTCATCGGCGCCGGCTCCCTGATCGCCGCCGGCGCCGTGGTGCTGGAGGGCACGCGCATCCCGCCGCGCTCGCTGGTCGCCGGCGTGCCGGCCAAGGTCCGCCGCGAGCTCAGCGACGCGGAGTTCGCCGGCGTCCAGCAGAACGCAGCGCACTACCAGGAGCTGGCCCGCGCACACAAGGAACTGCACGGCTGA
- a CDS encoding class I SAM-dependent methyltransferase — protein sequence MALSPKDPLTEFVTLLKAEGRKAVLGLACGRGTDGLRFVQSGIHFTGVDPSEENIHAARAHGLEASVAGPAPLPFADSAFPSVWAVDALAGLPPEDWDAVVQELERVAAPGAPIAVVPPGQGVTVLRSPA from the coding sequence ATGGCACTTTCCCCGAAAGACCCGCTGACTGAGTTCGTAACCCTGCTCAAAGCCGAAGGCCGCAAGGCTGTGCTGGGCCTGGCCTGCGGGCGGGGCACGGACGGGCTGCGCTTTGTCCAGTCCGGCATCCACTTCACCGGCGTGGACCCGTCCGAAGAGAATATCCATGCCGCACGGGCGCACGGGCTCGAGGCCTCGGTGGCGGGTCCGGCGCCCCTGCCGTTCGCTGACTCGGCGTTCCCGTCGGTTTGGGCGGTGGACGCCCTTGCCGGACTGCCGCCGGAGGACTGGGACGCCGTCGTGCAAGAGCTGGAACGCGTCGCCGCGCCCGGCGCGCCGATCGCCGTCGTCCCTCCCGGCCAGGGCGTGACAGTTCTCCGCTCCCCCGCCTGA
- the purU gene encoding formyltetrahydrofolate deformylase, producing MTETELTASYILTLSCPDRPGIVHAVAGALLVAGCNITDSQQYGSQGTGTFFMRVEATTAVPEPELRAALEPVALAFGMQWNLNPAGRKIRTLLMASTSAHCLNDLLFLQRSGTLPIEIPAIVSNHRDLAGLAEFYGIKFHHIPVTAATKDQAEDQLRALMAEHDIELTVLARYMQIISDDLCQQLTGKAINIHHSFLPSFKGAKPYHQAHARGVKLIGATAHYVTAALDEGPIIEQEVIRVDHRRTAEQFVQMGRDVEGRTLAQAVQWHAEHRVLLDGNRTVVFN from the coding sequence GTGACTGAGACCGAGCTGACCGCTTCCTATATCCTGACCCTCTCCTGCCCGGACCGCCCCGGGATTGTGCACGCCGTCGCGGGGGCCCTGCTCGTGGCGGGCTGCAATATTACGGACTCGCAGCAGTACGGCAGCCAGGGCACCGGCACGTTCTTTATGCGCGTGGAAGCCACGACGGCGGTCCCGGAGCCGGAACTGCGGGCAGCGCTGGAACCCGTGGCCCTGGCGTTCGGAATGCAGTGGAACCTCAACCCGGCCGGCCGGAAAATCCGGACCCTGTTGATGGCCAGCACGTCCGCGCACTGCCTCAATGACCTCTTGTTCCTGCAGCGTTCCGGCACCCTGCCGATCGAGATCCCGGCCATCGTGTCCAACCACCGGGACCTGGCGGGCCTGGCGGAGTTCTACGGCATCAAGTTCCACCACATTCCGGTCACGGCGGCCACCAAGGACCAGGCCGAGGACCAGCTCCGGGCACTGATGGCCGAGCACGATATTGAACTCACAGTCCTCGCCCGCTACATGCAGATCATCTCGGACGACCTGTGCCAGCAGCTGACCGGCAAGGCCATCAACATCCACCACTCCTTCCTGCCCTCCTTCAAGGGAGCCAAGCCCTACCACCAGGCGCACGCCCGCGGTGTGAAGCTCATCGGCGCCACCGCCCATTACGTCACCGCTGCCCTGGACGAGGGACCCATCATCGAGCAGGAAGTCATCCGGGTGGATCACCGGCGCACCGCCGAACAGTTTGTTCAAATGGGCCGGGACGTGGAGGGCCGCACCCTGGCCCAGGCCGTGCAGTGGCATGCCGAGCACCGGGTCCTGCTGGACGGAAACCGGACGGTTGTTTTCAACTGA